From Methanomicrobiales archaeon HGW-Methanomicrobiales-1, a single genomic window includes:
- a CDS encoding histidine kinase: MKMRYLLPILLVIIVCIITAGCSQSQGQKESGQALPAAPTPKVSAAGTTPAELTTLVNRAVAYARENGKEKALAAFNDPNGPFVQGEVYVFSESYDGTALAEPFHHELVGTNIRDLTDRYGVPIVRNLAETARYGTGYVSYDYPNPKNNNRVEPKLSVVSDVDGTYYVGAGTYAGSGMVYPSAAIGPATRAYTVADLTAFVKQAAAYARANGKEKAVDAFNDPAGQFADGELSIMAVDFNGTVIASSLSPDMAKNRINLINYHDPDGVPTIREMRDLARHGGGFSYTVATVTKNGKTFYAPKIDYAEPVDDEYWIFSGIIIPEYEQLRAGNLKGIVVRNHTRTEMYDLVDRAVTYAKVNGKEKTLAEINNPAGQFVNTDLFVWAETFDGTILADPFWKDGIGKNFLNYTDPYGSMTTVVGINAISNGTGFSHAMFPDTVANHTASVPKLVYMKPVDDTWWIGSGIYGVQVK; this comes from the coding sequence ATGAAGATGCGGTATTTGCTTCCAATACTGCTGGTGATCATCGTTTGCATCATCACGGCAGGTTGCAGCCAGTCTCAGGGACAGAAAGAATCCGGTCAGGCACTTCCTGCCGCCCCCACGCCAAAAGTCTCGGCCGCTGGCACTACACCTGCCGAACTTACAACCCTTGTGAATCGCGCTGTCGCGTACGCCCGCGAGAACGGAAAGGAAAAGGCACTTGCTGCGTTCAATGATCCAAACGGACCGTTCGTGCAGGGCGAGGTCTATGTTTTCTCCGAGTCCTATGATGGCACGGCACTTGCCGAACCATTCCATCACGAGCTGGTGGGCACCAATATCCGCGACCTGACCGACCGCTATGGGGTCCCCATTGTCCGGAATCTTGCGGAGACTGCCCGGTACGGCACCGGGTATGTCAGTTACGATTATCCCAACCCGAAGAACAACAACCGCGTTGAACCGAAACTCTCGGTTGTCTCTGATGTTGACGGCACGTATTATGTCGGTGCCGGTACCTACGCGGGGTCCGGCATGGTCTACCCGTCTGCTGCCATCGGCCCGGCTACCCGGGCTTACACGGTAGCCGATCTCACGGCATTTGTGAAGCAGGCTGCGGCATATGCCCGCGCAAACGGGAAGGAGAAGGCAGTTGATGCGTTCAATGATCCGGCGGGGCAGTTTGCGGACGGGGAACTCTCGATTATGGCAGTTGATTTCAATGGCACGGTAATCGCAAGTTCCCTCTCGCCGGATATGGCAAAGAACCGGATTAACCTGATCAATTACCATGACCCGGACGGCGTCCCCACCATCCGGGAGATGCGGGATCTTGCCCGGCATGGCGGCGGGTTTTCGTACACGGTTGCAACAGTGACAAAAAACGGCAAGACTTTCTATGCACCCAAGATCGATTACGCAGAACCGGTGGACGATGAATACTGGATCTTCTCCGGCATCATCATTCCGGAGTACGAGCAGCTCCGGGCGGGAAACCTCAAAGGGATCGTTGTCCGGAACCATACCCGCACCGAGATGTACGACCTTGTCGACCGTGCGGTCACCTACGCGAAGGTGAACGGGAAGGAAAAGACTCTTGCAGAGATCAACAACCCGGCAGGGCAGTTTGTCAATACGGATCTCTTTGTCTGGGCGGAGACCTTTGACGGGACCATCCTCGCCGATCCCTTCTGGAAGGATGGAATCGGGAAGAACTTCCTGAACTACACGGACCCGTATGGATCAATGACCACGGTTGTCGGCATCAATGCCATCAGCAACGGGACCGGGTTCTCTCACGCGATGTTTCCGGACACCGTGGCCAACCACACCGCATCGGTACCGAAACTGGTGTACATGAAACCGGTGGATGATACGTGGTGGATCGGCAGCGGGATTTATGGCGTGCAGGTGAAGTGA
- a CDS encoding 2-isopropylmalate synthase encodes MRGIVIFSDSSAKKDVTIFDTTLRDGEQTPGIAFTFEQKLQIARQLSDIGVHAIEAGFPASSKAEKETVSAIKKLDLEATICGLARSVKGDVDACLDCNVDMVHVFIPTSDIQRENTINKSREEVLAITGEIIGYIREHTDKCMFSAMDATRTDGDYLIEVFRVAADAGATIINVPDTVGVISPSGMKTLIARIHREVNCPIDVHCHNDFGLAVANTIAAVESGASQVQVTVNGLGERAGNADLAQTTMIMEAIYGINTGIKKERLVETSRLVSRFSGFAIPATQPVVGENVFSHESGIHSHGVMKNAATFEPGIMTPEMVGHRRRLTLGKHVGRHAVNQMLSEVHISPDDTQLDAIIEKVKAIANKGKRVTDADLYEIAQTVMELELDYKMLDLKDIAIMTGNHMIPTASVKAMVNGKEHVFSAVGNGPVDAALKAIFGIVPARVVLKEFNIEAIAGGSDAMCHVTIAVEDEQGKIFDASGSGDDIVLSSVEALVNAINLTSRK; translated from the coding sequence TTGCGGGGGATCGTCATCTTCTCCGATAGCTCGGCGAAGAAAGACGTGACCATATTCGACACTACGCTCCGGGACGGGGAACAAACTCCCGGCATTGCGTTCACTTTTGAACAAAAACTTCAGATCGCACGTCAGCTCTCTGACATCGGTGTTCACGCGATTGAGGCAGGATTTCCTGCATCGTCAAAAGCCGAGAAAGAGACGGTAAGCGCTATTAAAAAACTCGATCTTGAGGCCACCATCTGCGGACTCGCACGATCGGTTAAGGGAGATGTTGATGCCTGCCTTGACTGTAACGTTGACATGGTGCACGTGTTCATTCCGACATCGGATATCCAGCGGGAGAACACGATCAACAAGAGCCGGGAAGAAGTGCTTGCCATAACCGGCGAGATCATCGGGTACATCCGGGAACATACCGACAAGTGCATGTTCTCGGCCATGGATGCAACCCGGACGGACGGGGATTACCTGATCGAAGTCTTCCGGGTCGCGGCCGATGCCGGTGCAACCATCATCAATGTGCCGGACACCGTTGGCGTCATCTCACCCTCGGGTATGAAGACCCTCATCGCCCGGATACACCGGGAGGTCAACTGCCCGATTGACGTGCACTGCCACAATGATTTCGGCCTGGCCGTGGCTAACACCATTGCTGCGGTAGAGTCCGGGGCATCGCAGGTACAGGTCACCGTAAACGGGCTCGGCGAGCGGGCTGGCAATGCCGATCTTGCCCAGACCACGATGATCATGGAGGCGATCTACGGGATCAATACCGGCATCAAAAAGGAGCGGCTCGTGGAGACCTCGCGGCTCGTATCCCGGTTCAGCGGTTTTGCAATTCCCGCAACCCAGCCGGTGGTGGGCGAGAATGTCTTCTCCCATGAGAGCGGCATACACTCGCATGGCGTGATGAAAAATGCCGCCACGTTCGAACCCGGTATCATGACACCGGAGATGGTCGGGCACCGGCGCCGGCTGACCCTCGGGAAACATGTGGGCAGGCATGCGGTAAACCAGATGCTCTCCGAGGTCCATATCAGTCCGGACGATACCCAGCTGGATGCAATCATCGAGAAGGTCAAGGCGATCGCCAACAAGGGCAAACGGGTGACCGATGCCGATCTCTACGAGATCGCCCAGACCGTGATGGAACTCGAACTCGACTACAAGATGCTCGATTTAAAGGACATCGCGATCATGACAGGCAACCACATGATCCCGACCGCAAGCGTAAAGGCGATGGTAAATGGCAAGGAGCATGTCTTCTCGGCCGTAGGAAATGGCCCGGTGGATGCCGCATTAAAAGCGATCTTCGGGATCGTGCCGGCCCGGGTCGTGTTGAAGGAGTTCAACATCGAAGCGATCGCCGGGGGTTCGGACGCGATGTGCCACGTCACGATAGCTGTAGAAGACGAACAAGGGAAGATCTTCGATGCATCCGGCAGCGGGGATGATATCGTGCTCTCATCGGTCGAGGCGCTCGTAAACGCGATCAACCTGACCAGCCGGAAATAA